From Ipomoea triloba cultivar NCNSP0323 chromosome 5, ASM357664v1, the proteins below share one genomic window:
- the LOC116020057 gene encoding transmembrane protein 230-like isoform X1 — MFSYCWGLEQHSLPPKSCSHMATRRNIRYNRLPIDEDDYDYDDRAGRNDHRYDYVPKSYEKVPWKSIGLAVFLLCLGCLLLLISFFIYTSHMGGELSQAYGLCALGVLSFIPGFYETRIAYYSWRGAQGYRFSLIPDY; from the exons ATGTTTTCATATTGTTGGGGTCTGGAACAGCATTCCCTACCACCAAAAAGTTGTTCGCATATGGCCACTAGGCGAAATATTCGCTACAACCGTCTTCCCATAGACGAagatgattatgattatgatgatcgGGCAGGGAGAAATGATCACAGATATGACTATGTTCCAAAATCATATGAGAAAGTCCCATGGAAATCAATTGGCCTAGCAGTTTTCCTACTCTGTCTTGGCTGTTTGCTTCTTCTCATCTCATTCTTCATCTACACTAGCCACATGGGTGGAGAGCTATCGCAAGCTTATGGCTTGTGTGCACTTGGGGTCCTTTCCTTCATCCCAG gCTTTTATGAGACCCGGATTGCTTATTATTCTTGGAGAGGTGCCCAAGGCTACCGTTTTTCTCTGATCCCTGATTATTGA
- the LOC116020057 gene encoding transmembrane protein 230-like isoform X2, which translates to MATRRNIRYNRLPIDEDDYDYDDRAGRNDHRYDYVPKSYEKVPWKSIGLAVFLLCLGCLLLLISFFIYTSHMGGELSQAYGLCALGVLSFIPGFYETRIAYYSWRGAQGYRFSLIPDY; encoded by the exons ATGGCCACTAGGCGAAATATTCGCTACAACCGTCTTCCCATAGACGAagatgattatgattatgatgatcgGGCAGGGAGAAATGATCACAGATATGACTATGTTCCAAAATCATATGAGAAAGTCCCATGGAAATCAATTGGCCTAGCAGTTTTCCTACTCTGTCTTGGCTGTTTGCTTCTTCTCATCTCATTCTTCATCTACACTAGCCACATGGGTGGAGAGCTATCGCAAGCTTATGGCTTGTGTGCACTTGGGGTCCTTTCCTTCATCCCAG gCTTTTATGAGACCCGGATTGCTTATTATTCTTGGAGAGGTGCCCAAGGCTACCGTTTTTCTCTGATCCCTGATTATTGA
- the LOC116020350 gene encoding SNF1-related protein kinase catalytic subunit alpha KIN10-like, whose amino-acid sequence MDGSSAQGGGNVDSFLRNYKLGKTLGIGSFGKVKIAEHALTGHKVAVKILNRRKIKNMEMEEKVRREIKILRLFMHPHIIRLYEVIETPSDIYVVMEYVKSGELFDYIVEKGRLQEDEARKFFQQIISGVEYCHRNMVVHRDLKPENLLLDSKCNVKIADFGLSNIMRDGHFLKTSCGSPNYAAPEVISGKLYAGPEVDVWSCGVILYALLCGTLPFDDENIPNLFKKIKGGIYTLPSHLSATARDLIPKMLIVDPMKRVTIPEIRMHPWFQAHLPRYLAVPPPDTMQQAKKIDEEILQEVIKMGFERNTIIESLRNRVQNEGTVAYYLLLDNRFRASSGYLGAEFQESVEYGFNQMNSNDFVAFPSGQRFPGTMDYQPVGARQFLVERKWALGLQSRAHPREIMTEVLKALQELNVCWKKIGHYNMKCRWIPSIPGQHEGSVNNSMHNNNFFEDESTIIENHGISRATNVVKFEVQLYKTRDNKYLLDLQKVQGPQLLFLDLCAAFLAQLRVL is encoded by the exons ATGGATGGATCAAGTGCCCAAGGTGGTGGTAATGTGGACTCGTTCCTGAGGAACTATAAGCTTGGGAAAACTCTTGGCATTGGGTCCTTTGGTAAAGTTAAAATAGCTGAACATGCATTGACAGGGCACAAAGTTGCTGTCAAGATTCTTAATCGTCGAAAGATAAAAAATATGGAAATGGAAGAAAAAG TTAGAAGGGAAATCAAAATTCTGAGATTGTTCATGCATCCTCATATCATACGGCTTTATGAGGTCATAGAGACACCATCAGATATCTATGTTGTGATGGAGTATGTGAAATCAGGTGAGCTGTTTGATTACATTGTAGAGAAGGGCCGTTTGCAGGAGGATGAAGCTCGCAAATTCTTTCAACAG ATCATTTCTGGAGTGGAGTACTGCCACAGGAATATGGTGGTCCATAGAGACCTTAAGCCTGAGAACCTGCTTTTGGATTCCAAATGTAATGTGAAGATTGCTGATTTTGGTTTGAGTAACATCATGCGTGATGGTCATTTCTTGAAGACAAGCTGTGGAAGCCCAAACTATGCTGCTCCAGAG GTTATATCTGGAAAGTTGTATGCTGGCCCTGAGGTAGATGTATGGAGCTGTGGTGTTATTTTGTATGCTCTTCTCTGTGGTACTCTTCCATTTGATGATGAAAATATCCCTAAcctttttaagaaaataaag GGTGGGATATACACTCTTCCCAGTCATTTATCAGCTACTGCGAGGGATTTGATACCAAAGATGCTTATAGTTGACCCGATGAAGCGAGTTACTATTCCTGAGATTCGCATGCACCCTTGGTTTCAAGCTCATCTGCCACGCTATTTAGCTGTTCCTCCTCCAGATACAATGCAACAGGCAAAAAAG ATTGATGAAGAAATACTTCAAGAAGTGATTAAGATGGGATTCGAAAGAAACACTATCATTGAGTCTCTACGAAATAGAGTTCAAAATGAG GGAACTGTTGCTTACTATCTGCTACTTGACAACCGCTTTCGCGCTTCCAGTGGCTACCTGGGTGCTGAATTTCAGGAGTCAGTG GAATATGGtttcaaccaaatgaactcAAACGATTTTGTGGCGTTCCCTTCTGGGCAACGCTTCCCTGGGACTATGGATTATCAACCAGTTGGTGCAAGACAGTTTCTAGTTGAAAGGAAATGGGCTCTTGGGCTCCAG TCCCGAGCTCATCCACGTGAAATAATGACTGAAGTTCTTAAAGCCCTACAAGAGCTAAATGtgtgttggaaaaaaattgggCATTACAACATGAAATGCCGGTGGATTCCCAGCATACCTGGTCAGCATGAAGGTTCGGTGAACAATTCAATGcacaataataatttctttgaaGATGAATCTACTATCATAGAAAATCATGGCATTTCTAGAGCAACGAATGTGGTCAAATTTGAAGTTCAG CTCTACAAAACCCGTGACAATAAGTACCTATTGGACCTGCAAAAGGTTCAGGGGCCACAGCTTCTCTTCCTGGATCTTTGTGCTGCTTTCCTTGCTCAGCTTAGAGTGCTGTGA